The proteins below come from a single Vigna radiata var. radiata cultivar VC1973A unplaced genomic scaffold, Vradiata_ver6 scaffold_330, whole genome shotgun sequence genomic window:
- the LOC106778436 gene encoding uncharacterized protein LOC106778436 has translation MRDQRMHGDYTIQYWNELKAALHRRHIPAYYLCVRVEEQNKRKASTKRTYLTTSSYRRDLKRKGSFPRYEETKERERERPQDKLKGKDRELKRDKESYKGKKQRTSREPPRDTKDRETRCFKCGARGHYSNECHFKKSTYILEHESPSEKSSSSVSELSSSEEEHEAPPCDGDLLMVRRLLEAKHVELEQTQRENLFHTRCKVLENTCSMIVDSGSCCNCCSSRMVEKLGLTPTPHPNPYKLQWIKKDEGIVVKEQVSVPISIGKYEDQIICDIVPMEAGHTLLGRPWQFDKQALHDGVTNKISIQHKGKKIILSPLTPSQVREDQIILKKKLDSEKKLHSTKVSKEKKLSLVECASINEVVPPHSSKNLFLGQPHFLLYCKEALLYINHPLESHPKGLQKLLNEFDDLFPKEVPSGLPPLRGIEHQIDLIPGASLPNRPAYRTNPTQTKEIKKQVNDLLGKGWIQKSLSPYAVPVLLVPKKDGSWRMCTDCRAINNITVNKGLKEHLHHVRKVLILLRQHHLFANFDKCTFCQESVIFXGFKVGKEGVHVDPSKIKAIQEWPVLKTVGEVRSFLGLAGFYRCFVENFSTIAAPLNELLKKDVPFKWDEKQSLSFETLKHKLTHAPILHLPDFSKAFQVECDASGIGIGAVLIQEGHPMAYFSEKLKGPTLNYPTYDKELYALNRALKTWEHYLVSREFIINTDHESFKYIKGQGKLNKREAKWIEYLEQFQYVIKHKKGSTNSSNTYASSAPSPLASFPLGRLSELENPCFFHTHSLKPSSNTFRAS, from the exons ATGAGAGACCAAAGGATGCATGGAGACTACACAATTCAATATTGGAATGAGCTGAAAGCAGCCTTACACAGGCGACATATCCCGGCCTACTAT CTATGTGTGAGAGTAGAAGaacaaaataagagaaaagCTTCCACCAAAAGAACCTACCTTACCACATCATCATATAGGAGAGATCTTAAGAGGAAGGGTAGCTTTCCAAGATATGAGGAAACAAAGGAGAGAGAGCGAGAAAGACCACAAGACAAGCTCAAAGGCAAAGATAGAGAGCtaaaaagagacaaagaaaGCTATAAGGGAAAAAAACAAAGGACTTCAAGAGAGCCACCTAGAGATACCAAGGATAGAGAGACTAGATGTTTCAAATGTGGAGCAAGAGGACACTATTCAAATGAGTGTCACTTCAAAAAGTCAACCTATATCCTTGAACATGAGAGTCCAAGTGAGAAGTCCTCTTCTAGCGTGTCTGAGTTGTCCTCATCTGAAGAGGAACATGAAGCTCCACCTTGTGATGGAGATCTTCTCATGGTTAGAAGACTCCTCGAGGCAAAGCATGTTGAGTTAGAACAGACTCAACGAGAAAACCTATTCCACACTCGCTGCAAAGTTCTTGAAAATACCTGTTCTAtgattgtggatagtggttcttgttgTAATTGTTGTAGCTCTAGAATGGTTGAAAAGCTAGGCTTAACNCCTACTCCTCATCCTAACCCTTACAAACTTCAATGGATAAAAAAGGATGAAGGAATAGTTGTTAAGGAACAAGTAAGTGTTCCCATTTCCATAGGCAAGTATGAAGATCAAATCATTTGCGATATTGTTCCAATGGAAGCGGGTCACACTTTACTTGGACGGCCTTGGCAATTTGACAAACAAGCTTTGCATGATGGAGTCACCAACAAGATAAGCATTCAACATAAAGGCAAAAAGATTATCTTGAGCCCTCTTACACCATCACAAGTGCGAGAGGatcaaataatacttaagaAGAAGTTGGATAGTGAGAAAAAGCTCCATTCTACCAAAGTTtccaaagagaaaaagttgagtttGGTCGAATGTGCCTCAATCAATGAAGTTGTCCCACCACACtcttctaaaaatcttttccttggACAACCTCACTTTCTTCTCTATTGTAAGGAGGCACTTCTTTACATAAATCATCCACTTGAGTCTCATCCAAAGGGGTTACAAAAGCTTTTGAACgagtttgatgatttatttcctaAAGAGGTTCCAAGTGGATTACCACCTCTTAGAggaattgaacatcaaattgatttgattcctgGTGCTAGCCTTCCCAATAGGCCAGCTTATAGGACTAATCCCACACAAACCAAAGAGATAAAGAAGCAAGTTAATGATTTATTGGGAAAAGGGTGGATACAAAAGAGCCTTAGCCCTTATGCGGTGCCAGTGTTGTTAGTCCCTAAGAAAGATGGTTCTTGGCGAATGTGTACAGATTGCAGGGCTATTAACAACATTACAGTCAA CAAAGGTCTTAAAGAGCATCTTCATCATGTGAGAAAAGTCTTGATTTTGCTTCGTCAACATCATTTATTTGCTAACTTTGACAAATGTACCTTTTGTCAAGAAAGTGTTATTTTTNTGGGCTTCAAAGTTGGGAAAGAAGGTGTACATGTTGATCCTAGCAAAATCAAAGCTATCCAAGAGTGGCCTGTCCTGAAAACAGTGGGAGAAGTAAGAAGTTTTCTAGGTCTAGCAGGTTTCTATAGATGCTTTGTAGAAAATTTCTCTACTATTGCTGCTCCCCTCAATGAACTTTTAAAGAAGGATGTGCCATTCAAATGGGATGAAAAACAAAGTCTATCCTTTGAGACCTTAAAACATAAGCTAACACATGCACCCATTCTACATTTACCTGACTTTTCCAAAGCTTTTCAagtagaatgtgatgcttccgGGATAGGAATAGGAGCTGTGCTTATACAAGAAGGTCACCCTATGgcttattttagtgaaaaacttaagGGACCTACTTTGAACTATCCTACCTATGACAAAGAACTTTATGCCCTTAATAGAGCATTGAAAACTTGGGAACATTATTTGGTGTCTAGAGAGTTTATTATCAACACTGACCATGAATCTTTCAAGTATATTAAAGGGCAAGGAAAGTTGAACAAGCGAGAGGCAAAGTGGATTGAGTACCTTGAGCAGTTTCAATatgtcatcaaacataaaaaagggAGTACTAAT agttcaaacacttATGCCTCTTCTGCaccctctcctctagcttccttccctcttggaaggcTTTCAGAGCTTGAgaatccttgcttcttccacACACATTCATTGAagccttcatcaaacacctttcGTGCTTCATGA